In Cellulomonas sp. JZ18, the DNA window GCCGGAACCACACGACCATGAGCACGCCGTACAGCAGCGTGAAGCCGACCATCGAGAAGACGACCATGCCCGGGCTGACGACCTCGCTGACGCCGCGCGCGGTGAGCAGCCACACGCCGTCGACGCCCGAGGCGTCCGGGTTGGGGGCCACGACCCACGGCTGGCGGCCCATCTCGGTGAAGACCCAGCCGAAGGCGGACGCGAGGAAGGGGGTGGGGATCGCGGCGAGGCCCAGCGTCGCGAACCACGGCCGGTCGGTGACGGACCCCGAGCGCCGCAGCAGCCACAGCGCGGCGAGCGCGAGCGCCGCGGACCCGGCGCCGAGGCCGATCATGAGCCGGAAGGACCAGTACGTGACCGCGAGGTTCGGGTAGAAGCGGGTGTCCTCGTCGAAGGTCGGCGGGACGCCGTTCTCCTCCTCCCAGTCGCCGACCCACTGCGCGTAGTGCTCCTGCAGCTCCTCGACGCCGCGGATGGGGGCGCTGAAGTCGCCGGTCGCGAGGTAGGACGTGACGCCGGGCAGCTCGATGAGGTGCCGCACGCCCTCGCAGTCGTTCGTCAGGTCGCCGATCGCCAGGATCGAGAAGGGCGCCCCGTCCTGGGACTCGCACAGTCCCTCCGCGGCAGCCATCTTGGCGGGCTGCTGCTGGAACATGAGCTTGGCCTGCCAGTCGCCGCTGACGGCGACGCCGGCACCGGCGACCAGCATCGTGACGAGGCCGAGGACGACCGCGGGGCGGTAGACGTCCCGCGCCGTGTCCGCCTGGCCCGAGCGCACCAGCCGCACCATCCACCAGGCCGCGATGCCGGCGACGAACGTGCCGGCGGTGAGGAACGCCGCGGCGATGGTGTGCGGGAACGCGGCGAGCACCGTGGGGTTCGTCAGCACGGCGACGACGTCGGTCATCTCCGCGCGACCGGTCTCGAAGTTGAACGTCGTGCCCACGGGGTGCTGCATCCACGAGTTCGCGGCGAGGATGAAGAAGGCCGACAGGTTCGTCGCGATCGCGACCGCCCAGATGCACGCGAGGTGGATCCGCTTCGGCAGCTTGTCCCAGCCGAAGATCCACAGGCCGAGGAACGTCGACTCGACGAAGAACGCGGCGAGCGCCTCCATCGCGAGCGGCGCGCCGAACACGTCGCCGACGAACCGCGAGTACTCGGACCAGTTCATGCCGAACTGGAACTCCTGCACGATGCCCGTCGCGACGCCGATCGCGAAGTTGATGAGCAGGAGCTTGCCGAAGAACTTGGTCAGGCGCAGCCACCGCTCGTTGCCGGTGCGCACCCACGCGGTCTGCATGATCGCGACGAGGGGCGACAGGCCGATCGTCAGCGGCACGAACACGAAGTGGTAGACGGTCGTGATGCCGAACTGCCACCGGGCCAGGTCGAGGGCGTCCACTGCGGTCTCCGACGGTGCGAGGAGGGCGGCTCGGGCAAGGCGAGCGGGGCGGGGTCGGCCGCCTGGCTCGACCGTAGGAAGGGGGGTCCCGCGCCACGGGGGACCAAGGTCCCGAGTGCTGACACGACGTCGTCACGTCGGGGACGCGCCGCGGTGCGGGCGCAGCCCGGGCGTCGGCGCGTCGCTGTGCGATACTCGTCCCGGTCCTGGCGCCACACCGCCGGGGCCGACGGCCGCCGCACCGGCGGTCCGTGCAGCCTCACCGCCGCCCTCCTCGGCGCCGCTCCCACCCGGAGCCCCGAGACGGCCCGGCCGGCGATGGCGCCGGACACCGTGCGGCCGCCGCGACCGACGACTTCCGTCGCCGTACCGGCAGACCCGGACGAGCGACGACGACCGCCCGGGGGCGCACGACGTGTGGACGGGGCCTCCGGTACACAGGAGCACCGCGCGTGACCCCCGAGAACACCCCCGAGACCGCGACCGGACCCACGACGGGCGGGGGTGAGGCGACGCCCCGGCGCCGCCGCCGCGTCGTCCGCGACGTCGTGACCCCGCCGGCCGCCGAGCCGACCACCGAGGCCGCGAGCGAGCCGACCACCGTCGAGCCGGCCGCTGTGACGGCCGCGCCCGCCGCCGAGCCCGCGGCCGAGCCGACTTCCGAGGCCGCGACACCGCAGTCCGCCGCCGAGCCCGCCGCGGAGTCCACCGCAGGGCCCGCCGCAGCTCCTGCCCGGCCCCGCCGGTCGCGGCGCGTCACGCGCACCGTCGTCCTGCCCGACGCGGGGCAGGACGCGCCCGCGGACCCGACGCAGCCCTCCGACGCCCCGGCCGTCGCGCCCGAGGAGGAGCCGCCCGCGCAGGTGCCGGGCGAGGACGCCGAGGACGAGGCCGCCGAGGACGAGGCCGCGACCGCGGAGGCCGAAGGCCTCGAGGCCCCCGACGCCGAGCCGCAGGACGCCGCGGAGCAGCTGCAGGCCGCGGACGCCGGTCCGGCTCCCGCCGAGGAGCCGGCGCCCGCGAAGAAGCCGCGGCGCAGCCGCCGCCGCGCGGCGACCACGCCCGAGGCACCGGCCGAGGAGGCCGGCGCCCAGGCCCCGGTCGAGCCCGCGCCCGTCGAGCCCTCGCCCGCCGAGCCCGCGCCCGTCGAGTCCACCCCTGCCGAGCCCGCGTCCGAGGGCGCGGTCGACGCCCCCGCCCCGCGGACCGGCCGCCGCCGCGCCTCGCGCCGCGCCGCGTCCGTGGACGACGCGAGCATCGACACCGCCCTCGCCACGACCGCGGCGAGCGCCGCGCCGTCGACCGCCCGGACGACGACCGAGGACGCCACCGGGCAGCAGCTGGACGTGCTCGCCGAGCTCGGGCCCGTGCGCACGCCCCCGGCGCCCGAGGGGGGCACGCCGCCGCGGGCGCGGCTCGCGACGACGGCCGTGCTGTTCCAGGCGCCGGACCCGGCCTCGCGCCCCCGGCGCCGGCGCGCCCAGGTCGCCGCCGGCTCGCCCGAGGAGATCTCGCAGGCCGCGCACGCCGTGGCCGAGGACGAGGCCGCCGCCGAGCAGCCCGTCGTCGAGGAGCAGCCGACGACGCCCGCCGAGGAGGGTGAGGGCGGCAGCCGCTCGCGCCGCCGCGGACGGGGCGGTCGCGGCCGCACGCGCCGCACGGCCGACGAGGCCGCCGAGCCCGCCGAGGGCGCACCGGCGGACGACGACGCCGCCCCCGCCGAGGATGCGCCCGAGCCGGACGACGTCGCGGGCGTCGAGGACGGGCAGGACGCCGACGCGCGCGCCGACGAGGCCGACCAGGACGACGAGGGCACGCCCCGCCGTCGCCGCCGCCGGGGTGGCCGCGGCCGCCGCGGTCGCGCCGAGGGCGGTGCTGGCGACGGTGACGAGCCCGAGGGCGACACGGCCGACGAGGACGGCGAGGCCGAGCCCGACGAGGGCGCCGGCGACGACGCCGCCGGCGAGGACGAGGCGGGCGGCTCCAGCCGTCGTCGCCGTCGTCGTCGCCGCGGTGCGCGCGCGGAGGGCAGCGAGGAGCCGCGGCGCTCGCGGTCGTCCGGTGACGAGGTGACCGCGCTGCGCGGCTCGACGCGCCTGGAGGCCAAGCGCCAGCGCCGGCGCGAGGGCCGCGACGCGCTGCGCCGCCGCCAGATCATCACCGAGGCGGAGTTCCTCGCCCGGCGGGAGTCCGTCGAGCGCTCGATGATCGTGCGCGAGCGGCACGGCCGCACGCAGATCGGCGTGCTGGAGGACGGGGTGCTCGTCGAGCACTACGTGTCGAACCAGCAGCAGTCGTCGATGGTGGGCAACGTCTACCTCGGCCGCGTGCAGAACGTGCTCCCGAGCATGGAGGCCGCCTTCGTCGACGTCGGCAAGGGCCGCAACGCGGTGCTGTACGCCGGCGAGGTCAACTGGGACGCGGTCGGCCTGGAGGGCCAGCCGCGGCGCATCGAGCAGGCGCTGAAGTCGGGCGACTCGGTGCTCGTCCAGGTCACCAAGGACCCGATCGGCCACAAGGGCGCGCGGCTCACCAGCCAGATCACGCTCGCCGGCCGTTACCTCGTGTACGTGCCGGGCGGCGGCATGACCGGCATCAGCCGCAAGCTGCCCGACACCGAGCGCTCCCGGCTCAAGAAGATCCTGCGCGACCTCGTCCCCGACTCCGCCGGCGTCATCGTGCGCACGGCGGCCGAGGGGGCCAGCGAGGAGGAGCTGCGCGCCGACGTCGCCCGTCTGCAGGGGCAGTGGGAGGCCATCGAGAAGAAGGCCCGCACCGCCTCCGCGCCCGCGCTGCTGCAGGGTGAGCCCGACATGGCGATCCGGGTCGTGCGCGACATCTTCAACGACGACTTCTCGTCCCTCGTCGTCCAGGGCGACGACGCGTGGACGACGATCTCGACCTACGTCGGGGAGCTCGCGCCGGACCTCGCCGCCAAGGTCACCAAGTGGACCGGCACGCAGGACGTGTTCTCGGTGCACCGCGTCGACGAGCAGCTCGCCAAGGGCATGGACCGCAAGGTCTGGCTGCCCTCGGGCGGGTCGCTCGTCATCGACCGCACCGAGGCGATGACGGTCATCGACGTCAACACCGGCAAGTTCACGGGTGCCGGCGGCACGCTGGAGGAGACGGTGACGCGCAACAACCTCGAGGCGGCGGAGGAG includes these proteins:
- a CDS encoding cytochrome ubiquinol oxidase subunit I, with amino-acid sequence MDALDLARWQFGITTVYHFVFVPLTIGLSPLVAIMQTAWVRTGNERWLRLTKFFGKLLLINFAIGVATGIVQEFQFGMNWSEYSRFVGDVFGAPLAMEALAAFFVESTFLGLWIFGWDKLPKRIHLACIWAVAIATNLSAFFILAANSWMQHPVGTTFNFETGRAEMTDVVAVLTNPTVLAAFPHTIAAAFLTAGTFVAGIAAWWMVRLVRSGQADTARDVYRPAVVLGLVTMLVAGAGVAVSGDWQAKLMFQQQPAKMAAAEGLCESQDGAPFSILAIGDLTNDCEGVRHLIELPGVTSYLATGDFSAPIRGVEELQEHYAQWVGDWEEENGVPPTFDEDTRFYPNLAVTYWSFRLMIGLGAGSAALALAALWLLRRSGSVTDRPWFATLGLAAIPTPFLASAFGWVFTEMGRQPWVVAPNPDASGVDGVWLLTARGVSEVVSPGMVVFSMVGFTLLYGVLMVVWFRLMRRYAVEGVADTERDPSPDANPPADDDVDGTARPLSFAY
- a CDS encoding Rne/Rng family ribonuclease, whose translation is MTPENTPETATGPTTGGGEATPRRRRRVVRDVVTPPAAEPTTEAASEPTTVEPAAVTAAPAAEPAAEPTSEAATPQSAAEPAAESTAGPAAAPARPRRSRRVTRTVVLPDAGQDAPADPTQPSDAPAVAPEEEPPAQVPGEDAEDEAAEDEAATAEAEGLEAPDAEPQDAAEQLQAADAGPAPAEEPAPAKKPRRSRRRAATTPEAPAEEAGAQAPVEPAPVEPSPAEPAPVESTPAEPASEGAVDAPAPRTGRRRASRRAASVDDASIDTALATTAASAAPSTARTTTEDATGQQLDVLAELGPVRTPPAPEGGTPPRARLATTAVLFQAPDPASRPRRRRAQVAAGSPEEISQAAHAVAEDEAAAEQPVVEEQPTTPAEEGEGGSRSRRRGRGGRGRTRRTADEAAEPAEGAPADDDAAPAEDAPEPDDVAGVEDGQDADARADEADQDDEGTPRRRRRRGGRGRRGRAEGGAGDGDEPEGDTADEDGEAEPDEGAGDDAAGEDEAGGSSRRRRRRRRGARAEGSEEPRRSRSSGDEVTALRGSTRLEAKRQRRREGRDALRRRQIITEAEFLARRESVERSMIVRERHGRTQIGVLEDGVLVEHYVSNQQQSSMVGNVYLGRVQNVLPSMEAAFVDVGKGRNAVLYAGEVNWDAVGLEGQPRRIEQALKSGDSVLVQVTKDPIGHKGARLTSQITLAGRYLVYVPGGGMTGISRKLPDTERSRLKKILRDLVPDSAGVIVRTAAEGASEEELRADVARLQGQWEAIEKKARTASAPALLQGEPDMAIRVVRDIFNDDFSSLVVQGDDAWTTISTYVGELAPDLAAKVTKWTGTQDVFSVHRVDEQLAKGMDRKVWLPSGGSLVIDRTEAMTVIDVNTGKFTGAGGTLEETVTRNNLEAAEEIVRQLRLRDIGGIIVIDFIDMVLESNRDLVLRRLVECLGRDRTKHQVAEVTSLGLVQMTRKRVGQGLVEAFSETCEHCHGRGFVVHADPVEKNGRPDAGAPQAAEGESKRSRRKRGNGGGAAEPAPAPAPAVPVLPEAREAVKATLATIAAAAAHAHEHEHEHEHEHKDDAGRTPPVGATHEAAADEATADVVVVEESTVSVTTDVVVEARVPAADDAASNAGAGGDATGAQPTLDVLAELAAAGVAPAGGAQGERPTSRPPRATQGRGTSPRRGRTRPRPLRTRPPSSCTRSRPRSSRWPTTTSRATSRVRRTPTSPGTGTPDAVRVTSGPV